The nucleotide window ATCAATAACAGTGTGAACATGGTCCCTGTTGATCACGTTGCTCGTGTGGTGGTAGCATCTGCTATTAACCCCCCTATGGAAAATGAGTTTACAGTCGCTCAAGTAACTGCTCACCCCCGTATTTCCTTGAAGGATTACctatatcaattgaaagaatatgGCTATGATGtagaaattgttgattaCGAATCTTGGGgtaaatttttggaaaaatcaGTGGAAGAGGGAAAGGACAATGCTTTATATCCATTATTGCATATGGTACTTGAGAATTTACCAGCAGGCACAAGAGCACCCGAACTTGATGATTCTAATGCAgttttatcattgaaaaaagatattgagTGGTCTGGTGAAGATGTATCTTGTGGGAAAGGTGGCACACCAGAGCAAATTGCAATTTACATTGCATTCTTGCGCAAAGTTGGATTCTTGTCTGCTCCTTCAGGAGGAAAAGTCTTACCAAAGATTACAATCACCCAAGAGCAACTTGACTTGGTCGCTTCGGGAGCAGGGGCACGTTCAAGTTCTGCTACCAACTAGATACGTTTAATTTCTTAACtagaaaaatatatgcaAAAATATATACCAAAAGATACACGAAAAtagaagaattgaaaaagtaaatATTCAATGTCAGAAAGACTAATATCCAAATAATTAATTATTAAATAAGAACTGCAAATCAGCTGGTGTTAACCTGTTAATAGCAGCTTCATCTTGATTTATTGTTGCATTGATCATATTtgcctttttctcttgcaGTTCAATTATTCTTGATTCTATACTATCTTCGATACAAAATCTTGTAATTTTGACGGGTCTATATTGACCAATTCTATGAACTCTATCACCACTTTGCCATTCAACACTTGGATTCCACCATGGATCAAGTATAAAAACTTGTGAAGCTTCACAAAGATTTAATGCAACACCACCAGCTTTCAAACTAACTAAAAAAACCTCGCAATGAATATTATTCATGAAATAGTTGATAGtttcatctctttgagTTGGTGACATGCTTCCTTGTAATTTAACAGTTTGGAAACCCGCTCTTTTTAATCTCCATTCGACTAAATCTAACATACTTGTAAATTGAGAGAAAACAATAGATTTTATGGTCTTTTTATCACTTCTTAATGAATAAAGCTCTTCGACGAGTGCTTCGATCTTTGTAGAAGACTTCCAATTACCCTTCATGTTTAAACGACTAACAATGCTTTGCTTTTTGAATAGATCTAAATCAACTTCTAGGGCAGGTTGTGATAAATCTATACTTAAACCAATATGACAAACTGGACAAGTGagtcttttttcttcttccatGAATGATTCCACATATTCTTTTATACATAATCGACAGAATTTATGATGACATTTTGATTCTATAGGTTCCTCAGCTTCATCGTCACATAATTGACATATAATAACACCATTATCCGTAGACTCATTACCATTTTTATCGTTTAACCTTTTGAGTACCAAATCAGGATGATCAGCTAACTGTCTCATTCTTGTAATTAATGTGAAAATATTGGCATAATTATTTAAAACAACACCTTCTTCAACGTAAGAATTATATTTCCTTCTCACATCCATGTATAAACTTTTGTAAAGGTCTTTTTCATGTTCATTGAAATAATCTTTTCTCACCGTGACAATTCTTGGTGGTAGACCCAAATCATCCGCTCTTTCGACTTTGGTTCTTCTAAGCATTAAATGCTTCAATAAAAGCTGAATATTATTTAAAGATTCTAAACCCAACCCTGTAGCACCAAActgttgaatatttttcagcataaaatgattgaaaaaatttctatGTTGCATAATAACATGACCACAATGATCACAATGCATATTATCAGAAAATTtccattcttttgatttgcAATCGCAGGAAGTACAATAATAATTGGCAAATGGCTCAACATCCAAGAATCTAATAAGCGAATACATTTCACCAATTCTATTTTGTAAAGGTGTACCAGTCAAAcaccatcttttcaaagatttcaaagagttcaCAGCTCTTGCCGTGTTACTTTGTCTATCTTTAATATTATGAGCCTCATCAAGTATAACTCTATGAAAGTCAATATGATGTAataaagatttttcttttaccataccattttttcttctaaatccataattttgttttctgaAAACCGATTCCAAAACGGAATATGTTGTTAGAATAACGTCAATATCACCCAAATCACCATAATCATTGGTTCTCGAAGCTCCGTGATAAATATAAGTCTTGAGCGCACCATTCGTATGTTGATCgatttcatttttccaTTGAATTAAGGCAACTGTCGGAGCCACCACAAGCGAAGGTCTCTTTGCAAGATCATTCATCAGTAACGCAATCGTTTGGATCGTTTTACCCATACCCATTTCATCTGATAATATACCACCGTTGTATTTGCTTGCTTCTTGATTTATTAACCATCTAAGACCTTCTAATTGGAAAGGTAGTAATTTGATAGACATTCCCTTGGGTTGCGTAGCTCTTTTAGCGACATAGCATGGGGCCTCCTTCAAATTGCTGAAAACACTCCGAAGTTCGGGATGCCAACCATATAGTCTTTCTGTATTTCTGTTATATCTgtcagtttttttttcatcgtccgttttcctctttttcttcGCAGGTTTTCGTGGTGCTCTCTTCTTTGCAGTggtctttcttctcttacTGAGCGgttcatcatcatcctcatcttcctcatcCCCATCACCCTCACCCTCATCTGCATCggccttcaaaatttccgTCTCATCTGCACCCGCAGCGCCGCCCATATCGGCTGGTTCCCCCTTGATTATCGAACCGTCCTGTTGCGTTAGATCGACTATATCACCCTTATagtcatcatcatcctcatttTGCGACCGCTCTCCGCCATCGCTCATTTCCACATAGTCTACTTTTTTCCTCTGACGTCTCGTCCTCCTGGGACGGATGAATCCTCCATCTTCGACCATACAACACCTTACTTGAAGCCACCCTTCGAGAGACGCTTGCTGTCTTGCGGCAAGAACCTCTTTTCCATGTACTTTGCTGTGGGACTTGATCGCCAGGATATGGAAAGCTCTGAGTCGGTCACCTCGGCAGTGGCCAGCTGATACGTCACTACACACGAACACTTCTGCGACTGCTACTACCGCCGCTCCCGCTGCTCCCGCTCCACCCAGCGGGGCCTCCGCCTCTGTCGGGACCGAACGACGTGGCGGAACGAGTCCATCCAAACGGTCAGATAGCGGCGCTCCACTGCACTCAACTGCGTTCTCCCTGGCAACTCCAGCACAGCTCTGTGGATCTGCACCAGCGCCGCTGGTGATCGCCCTATCGCGTGACCATGCCCTCGCATCCAGCAGAGTACAGCAAACTGGAGGAGGAAGGCGAGGACCATGTTCCAACTCTGCACCTCGCTTTTATACCTCGACGCAATTTAGCCGCCAGCTGCTCGGTCTTCAGATCTGCACCCGCAGCTGCGCTGGCCCCGGACCAACGGGGCAAACCCAGCGGCACAAGCCCAGGGGTCCGCAAAGTAGCTGCTGGTTCTACCCTCACAGCCGCGGCCGAGACTGTCCGCTCCGGATGCCGTTGGCGCACCGGTTTAGCCGCCCAAGGCCAGGGACCAAAGCCACGCGCCCATCGGCCCGTACCAAACGACCCTTTGCACCGCGAATCACCGATCGCCGAGGGGCGGCGCCCCTCGGCAGCAGGGTAAGCGCGCCCCTCGCGGAATCAAGGAGTGCATATCAGCTCAGACGGCGCCGCCGTTCGACTCCACAGACACACCAACAGCCCGCGGTTCCTTTTTcgctttcttttgttttctttgcatAGCGTGTTTTCGGCCCATGCACGCGAACGTTGCTTGTTTCGCGCCAGCCCGCATGGCCACCCCTCCCCTCCCCGCCACCGCGACGACGACTGCGACGATGACGAACGACCGGGCGTTCCGGTTGCTGCCTGCTCGTCGCCGTCGTATAAGACCTGGCGCATCGAATCTGCCTTACGTCATCACCGTTATACCGTTACTGTACGTATTGCCATGATCATCATGAACGCAAGTGGCTCGACACCTTTCGTAGCGGCCACCGCTCTCACAGCATGATGCCCGGATGCTCTTGCACCTTGGTGATCGAGGGAGGGTGTTGATGTGTTGATGTGTTGCCGGCGTCGCTGTTGCTTTCGCTTGCGTTTGCGTTTGCTTTTTCTGCTGCATCTTATTTTGTGGTTCTCTTTCCTTCCACGTCGCCTGCGATCGGACCAACAAAGTCAAAGTCGATCATTCCCGCATTGTACATGCAACACTAAAGCACATGAGAACACAAAGCCAgaacaagaaaagaaaaaaataaaggtAGAAAGGGAAACACGCACATCTGCATTCAAAATGCACAAACGCACCGCCAACGCACACAAATGCGCACATACACACACACCATCGAGATGATTATCCGTTTTCTTGATCATTACTGGATCATTACAGGACCTGTTCCATTGGGTTTCTGGCGTAGTCGGTTCGGTCAGTTCAGTTTcgctttttctttttctgacTGCAAGccaaatttatttttactGCCAATATCGGTCGCTACGCTTCGGTTCTCTTTTGCATTCTCAAAGTTGTCAGAATTCTTATTCccctttttttctcttttgtctcttttttttcttgtttttttcttttagttTCCCGTTTTTTTGGGTTCTCGTTCACGTCTCGTTTTTCGTTCTCTGGTCGGAGAAACAACAGAGTCGAGAAGTAAAAAGTGGTAAAAAGTGGACAGCGAATAGTTGTTTTTTATAATTGTAGTCATTATCGGGAGAAGGATAGATTTTCTAGTTACTTGgttattgaagaaaacaaaaggagaaaaaagttaCAGATATACAGGCGTGGTAGGTTGAATATCACGGATTCTACTTTTATCGTCCAGCAGCAGACAGCATTGTTAGTGTAGGACAGGGAGAACTTAGCTGGTGAATAGTAGCATCCAAACCATGTTGGCGGCACCAGGAGGTCAGCAGAAGTTGCAATCGCAGCCAGCACAGGCGGGGCAGCAGCAGACACACAGTCCGCAAACGGAGGGTCCGGTGGCGGAGGCAGCGCAACAGGCGTTGACTCAAACCccacagcagcagcagcagcagcagcagcaagcGCAGCAGCAGCCCACGGACCCTCTGATGCAATCGACAGCGGAAACCTGGCTGTCAATTGCGTCGTTGGCGGAGACGCTGGGAGACGCGGATCGTGCGGCAATGGCGTACGACGCCACGCTGCAGTACAATCAGTCCTCCATCAAGGCTTTGACGTCGTTGGCGCATCTGTATCGGTCGCGCGATATGTTCCAGCGAGGTGTTGAGCTCTATGAGAGAGCGTTGGCGGTTAACCCGGAGCTCTCGGACGTGTGGGCAACACTTGGCCATTGTTACTTGATGCTCGATGATTTACAGAGGGCGTACAATGCGTATCAGCAGGCGCTATACCACCTAAGCAATCCAAATGTACCGAAACTATGGCATGGTATTGGCATACTGTATGATAGATATGGGTCGCTGGAATATGCGGAAGAAGCATTTGCAAAGGTTTTAGAGCTTGATCCGCAGTTCGAAAAGGCCAATGAGATCTATTTCAGACTGGGAATCATTTATAAACACCAAGGCAAATGGAACCAAGCTTTGGAATGTTTTAGATACATTTTGCCGCAACCGCCTGCACCTTTGCAAGAATGGGACATTTGGTTTCAATTAGGTAGCGTATTGGAAAATATGGGCGAATGGCAAGGCGCAAAAGAGGCTTATGAACACGTGCTTCTGCAGAACGACCACCATGCAAAAGTCTTACAACAGTTAGGTTGCTTATATGGAATGAATAATGTTCAATTTCACGATCCACAGAAGGCATTGAATCTACTATTAAAATCGTTGGAGGTCGATCCTTCAGATGCAACAACGTGGTACCATTTAGGTCGTGTTCATATGATTAGAAGCGATTATACAGCGGCCTATGACGCTTTTCAGCAGGCTGTCAATAGAGATTCAAGAAACCCAATTTTCTGGTGTTCCATTGGTGTGTTATACtatcaaatttctcaataTAGAGATGCTCTCGATGCTTACACACGGGCGATAAGATTAAATCCTTATATCAGCGAGGTTTGGTACGATTTAGGTACGCTTTATGAAACTTGTAACAATCAATTAAATGATGCATTGGATGCTTACAAACAAGCTGCAAGATTAGATCCAGAGAATATTCATATCAGAGAAAGATTAGAGGCTCTTACGCAACAGTTGTCCAATCCTAATAATAATTCCTCAATGGCAAAGAATACTACTGTAAGTCCAGATGGTACGGTGACTCTTCAACAACAAGGTCCGCCACCAATTATGTTACAGCCAACTTTGCAGTCAAACGATCAAAGTAATCCATTGAATATTAGACCTCCTGCAACAGCGTTGTATTCAAATGGTTCCCTAGGCCAGTCACAAGCTCAACAGTTgcaagcccaagcccaagcccaagcccaagcccaagcacaagcccaagcccacGCACAAGCACAAGCCCACGCacaagcccaagcccaagcaCAGGCCCAGGCCCAAGCacaagcccaagcccacGCACAAGCACAAGCCCACGCacaagcccaagcccaagcaCAGGCCCAggcccaagcccaagcgCATGCCCAAGCTCAACAGTACCAGGCacaagcccaagcccaagcgCAAGCACACGCGCATGCACAAGCACAAGCACAAGCCCAAGCACAAGCACAAGCCCAAGCGCAAGCACACGCGCATGCACAAGCACAAGCACAAGCCCAAGCACAAGCTCAAGCTCAAGCTCAAGCCCAAGCGCAAGCACAAGCACAAGCACAAGCACAAGCCCAAGCACATGCACAAGCCCAAGCACATGCACAGCATCAGCGAATACCGGGGCATCTTATGAACATGCCGCAGCAACATTCATATGGACCTATGAGTATTACTCAGCCGACCCCACCATCTTCGACAATATTACCGTTGCCAACTCAGCAACAGTCACCCCAAAACAGGCAAGTGAGTAGTTCAGGACATGAACCtcataatttttcaaaccaGCAAATGTTGCAACCCTTGCCACAATCAGCTTTGGTCAGTAATGCTGTTGAATCAGCAAATCCGATGGGTCCAATTGTACCCCAAAAGAGACATATGGATGGTAGTATACATACATTAGTGAACGCAGCTGTCTCATCCTATTCTGGTGAAGATCCAAATTCAAATGCGAGAACGGATTCTGATAAGAATAATAACGATGGCTCATTATCAGAGTCTGCCCAAGTGCCAACACTACCAGCCTCTCAAAAGGTACAAAATACAAATATAGAGCCccagcaaaaaaaactgaaaataaagaaatctCCAAAAATTCCTGCACCAAATTTAAAGATAAAGTCAACAACTCTAAAggataaagaaaaggaaaggcTGGCTAGGTCAGCAAAAAATAATCAGGCAAATAACACTATTGGAGAAAATTCGAATGGTTTTTCAGCCTCGCCAATTAATCCATATAACTTGAATaaggaaaataaaattgatgGTCCCGGAGAATCCGCTTTACCAGTAGctaaagaagttgaaggtAATAAAAATGTAATTCCGTCCGTCACAAGcataaatgaaaaaggtTCCAGCGGTAATGGTTCAATGAATTCACCTTCAATGTCAAAAGACCAATTGTCAGCTCTGCCTGAAGAAACGTCGGATAAGGTCTCAAGCTCTTCATACCCTTTTAAAATTCCCAACAATAATGGCAGGGGGAAAGCCACAGAATCGTCGAATCAGAATGATCCGAGAACTGCTTCAGTGGGTCCTACCGATAAAGAGATCGAAAAAAGTACGCAACAAGCGTTAGAGGATGCCATTCGGAGACAGCGCCTGAGCAGTTCAACCATTGAGACGGCATCAACTGTGACAAATCCTGACTCCGTAGACCATACCACTGAGGATAAAAAATCATCGCAAACAACTGAGATCAGAACGTCACCCATTGAGCAAAGACCGAATGACCTCTCTCCATTAGTACAGCGTCCTCCGTTACAAAACGAAAGGACTTTGTCGAAGTCAACGACATCCAGTGGAGATGCTCAAACTCAGGATGAAAGTTTTAGATCAAGCGATGCTTCTATCAATACAATTGATGCTGCAGCTTCGGATgtggaaaagaataaaaaaacgGACGCTGATATAGAAGCTGAAGTACAGCGACAGGCCGAAATACAGGCCGACCCTCGTGAtgatttgatgaaagtaGATTCAGAAGTGGTTACGAACGCAAATAAAACAGAACCAGAGACAGTTATTAAACCAAGTGCTGAAGCGATGGAACGATTACAAGAAGCAGCTAAACTTcgtgaagaagaagaacgTGAAAGACTGGAGCAAGAACAACTGAATAAGAAAACTCAGCCCGATGATAATAGTTTGACAAGATCTAGCATTGTAAGACAAATTGAGGAAGACGAAAATTATGACGAATAACGTCGAgtcaaatgatgaattaTACGTTAAAATAGAAACATTAGGTACACTACTTATGTATTGATTTCCTTTGTGATTGAAAGAGCATCTAGGTGGAAACTGTAATAATATGCAACACACTTGTATAAATAGGCCAAAAGactctctttcatatatctaTAGTTTATTCTGTGCCCACAATTTCATTCAGAAATACTCTTATTTGCTCAAGAACCTCTTCTTTTGTGGGAGTTGAAACCAAATCTAAAGTAAAACAGATTAGTATATTAAAGCTATGCTAAAAGAAATTGGAGAGTTTTTCATTGGTTCAAATACATACCTAAGGCCTCTGGTTCAatctttgataatatttGGGAAAAATTCGTCGAGTTTGTAGCGCGAATTTCTGCTGTTATTAGCCTTCTGACCTCATCGACCCATCCATCTTGCAACAATCTTTCGCCCAGTTTATCCGATATTCTGATTGAATTTCCTGTTAGTAAAAGCTTTCGTAATTAAACTGCGCATATATGCAACACGTACTTTTCATAATTGCCAGATGCAACCAAGTACCGCTGAATCTGAGCCTTCAAATCAGAAGATCCGCCATTTTCGGTAGTGGCCTCACTCATAGTATTAGCTGAATAACAGAATAACGGAATAACGACCTCTGTACAGTAAAAGTATGTAATCGGTTTaagttctttttcttgtgaCTTTGATCCGCTCTTCTTGGGCAGTATTTATTGGTACGCTAAAGGTTCGATTTTTACGTAGTGCGAAGGATGTTCATTTCATAATGCAATGTGACATAATTTCAATCAAAAGTAGATCTGTGAAATGGCCTAGCTTTACACAACTTAAAATGACTCAAAAGGTTAGCACTATATTACTTGGGAGTCAATGGATCGTTAAAATTTAGCTCTGATTATTGTGATTGCATTTCGCATACCCAAGACCTCAAATGGGATTCTGTAAGAGTTAGAGTCGGCCAAAAGTCTGAAGCTGCCAAAAGTCTAAAGCTGCCAAAAGTTTTGCTGCATACCACCGATAGGTATCAGGCTACCAAATGCAGGCAAGCGCTATTTACACAAGATACCCATTCTTCCATTCGCTAAAGGTGTCGCGGAAGTTCCAAACCTCACGAAATGCAATCGTGGGGGCAAATTCACGTCTTGAAGCAAAAAATGCATGTCTCGATTTCAAGCTACTTTTGAGACATGATTAGCCCTAAATTAGACGATTAAATAAATCGTAAGCGTAAGATACTTCTTGCACACATCATCCCATAAGCGTGACTTTGCGCGCTTAGTCCCCTGGTGCAGACCCAAAAGAAATATAGGACCTGCATTTACGACAGTTGAGGTTATAAGGAGATTCATGTCAAATGTTTCTAAGACCCATACTGACAAAACAATCActgaaaattgaatatagaGTGTTATTCACTATGTCACCACAACTGAAAGGTAAACCAGAGCTTGCTAAAATATTGAGCTCTCGTCCAGCAAAGGCTGACGAGTGCAAATGGATCGGTCTAGAGAAAATAAGCTACGCAGATCCCAATGGAAAGCAGAGAGACTGGGATAGTGCAATTCGTTTGACAAGAAGTAATGGTGGCGTTGATGGCGTTGGAATTCTGGTCATCCTGAAATACAAGGACGGCACACCAAATGAGATCTTGCTACAAAAGCAATTTAGACCGCCAGTCGGCGGTGTCTGCATCGAAATGCCGGCTGGACTCATTGACGGTGATGAAAGCATTGAAACAGCTGCACTGAGAGAACTAAAGGAGGAAACGGGCTATGTTGGGaaaattgttcaacaaAGTCCGGTTGCCTTTAACGATCCAGGTTTCACGAACACCAATCTTTCTCTTGTCACAGTTGAAGTAGATATGACAgctgaagaaaacaaaaaccCCAAGTCTAAGCTTGAGGAGAACGAATTCATCGAATGTTTCAAAGTTCCATTAACAGATTTCGCCGAACAGATGATTGCCTTGGACAAAGAGGGCTACAAGCTTGACGCTCGTGTACAAAACGTGGCCGAAGGTATTCAGCTAGCGCAAAAATATAGATTGTAGTAACCTATATAAAGGTTTAACAGTTCTTTACAAGCAGCAGCGACCGTTTGCTCTCAAAactcaacaaaaaaaggtcAGTTAATGCCGTTAGCTGAAAAAAACGACACCAGCAGGATTTGAACCAGCGCGGGCAGAGCCCAACAGATTTCAAGTCTGTCGCCTTAACCACTCGGCCATAGTGCCTAAATTTTTATATGAAGTGAGATTTAAGATATCTCTAAATAGAAGGTATTGCAGTCGTTGACGAAGCACTTCAGTAGTTTAGCATCATATGGTGAAATATAGAGCGATATTGGAGAGAAGTTAgatatatattaaagagacgacatttaaaaataatgataattGGCATATAtaataaaagaattgaagtcagatgatgttgaaatatagatcgatgTTGTAAGATAcatgaaagagatgacttataagaatcagaaacaagacaattggactgtaaaacaaaataaacgaagccagatgaagcactaacagaatatcaatcgatcctggaaagatatcggatgataatctatcgcaagacgtttacaattcaggaatctgactacgaaggagtctatggaatgaacacgaaatagcagttgtactgtggattctatgggactagaaatggtgtgatgacgatgaaaattcctcattcgtcgtcctctcttatggtacaataggtgcaaaatgttaggtataaatactgacgtatttcccagatgttaatccaagttcaattagttttatctcaattcatgatatagaaaatcaaggaactatatatctctataattgaatatcatggtattatcatcaatatctAACCAAGTTATTATCATAACTCCGAAGAAACccttctttccaaataattatcatcattgtctaaccaagttactatcaGTAACtctgaagaaaacattctctctaaataatgatattggAAATCGAGGATTTATATACCTCTATAGCTGGTTCTCACAATATAGTCAATTTCTAACCAAGCGATTGCAAACAACTCCGTAGTACAAATGTTCTCTCAATATTTGTGTTTGAATAAGAACAACAACTCTTCATCTggtttttatttcattctATGATATAGGGAGCCAAAGATTTATATATCTCGATAATTGAATAGCAAGGGTGTAATGTCAACGTGCAATTAACTGCTAACAAGAttcttgataaaaattgaatctgTCAATAGCTAGcatcaatttttaaataacaaatctttgaagatgCATGATGTGCTGGTTGAGTAAATAGGTCACTTTCACCATGTTGTAGAGACAGCCAAGAACGATGCTCTACAAAATGCGCTATATATGAATTTTTAGAATATCCATAAATgttttccagtttttcGGGTCCTCATAGAGACTGCAATTAGCAATTTTGTTCAATGATATGCTGTCCTCACTGATAACCAATTGCAGCAGATGCGTTGATTCCTCAACCGAAAGATTATTTGGGTCTAAGTCCATTTTGACGTCCTGATCTGTACTAGAAGCATCTCTTTTTGATGTTCCTGcaattgatttcaaatccGAACTCGAGTCTGTCATAATTTCATGTAAATTGAACTGTTGTAAACCCTCATCCTTAAGCATTACTGATTCGGTCGCACTGGGTCGCCTGATTTTATTTGGAtgctttcttctcttttgatcAACTGAGGACCTTCGCCTTCCACGAGTTGATGTTGACATACCAGGAAGGTTTCCACCCAatatgtcatttttttcgtcATCTGACATGCTGACTGACGGAAATAGAAGCGAATGCAGTTGCTTCAATACGGTCTCCGACCATTGAATCCAATTCAAGATGTCTCTGAGAATATCGATATTGTCGTTACTAATATCAAACACTTTCACTTTAATCAACTTTGTGGTGAAGTCATTCATAATTTGAAGCTTATCGTTAATTTTGATGttatatttgttttctgAAATCCAGTCATTCAACTTCCCAGTTTCTTGAATACCAGAGTGTGCATCACTCACCATTTTATAATTAACAACCATTGAATCATATaatatgaaattttgaGGGAACAAATCTTCTTGAGATAAAATTTCTGCCACTAATGACACTCCACAGGTATAATTTTCAGAACTAAGATTGATCCAatccatcttttcttccGCGAAAACAAACTCGTAAAGTCTATGCTTGGGGTCTCTAGATTTCTCAAGATAGATTCGGGCCAACACTTTTTGGTTCTCATTTAATATGTAAATACCGAAGCTGTTACCAAGATTCGTAGCAACAGTAAAAGGAGCACCATTGTGGGAAAAATCTTGTTGAATGAATGACGCTAATTCTGTATAGTACTTGAAAAGGTCAAGTTTACCCGAACACCCACCATTTTCGTTCGAACTGTTGTTTGATCCAAAATTATTACTGCTTGAAGTATTGGTGGGATCTATGTCTACATTCGAAAAATTATccaaaagatgaagaaatttcaaattacTATGGAATTCATGCAGATCAGGATACTGGGTTAGTGAATTGAGCAATATATTGTTACTTGGCGAGCTAGAATGTTGATCATCGATAAAATAATCAAAGTTGTCAAAGTTTGAAGCCAACACTAATTTCACGTCAgtcacttttttttggtgtttACTGAaatcaatatcaataacAATTATCTTGGAGGCTGTCGATAACCTTGCTGTCTGTGCATCTATATCATCAATGAATGATTCCAACCCTAACGTTTGACAAAGTTTGGTAATGTTTTCTAGAGTAACAGAGCCGGACTTGTACTCTTGAAACAGCTCAATCATGTCCCCAAGCTGCTCATTATAGGTGTCAGCTTCCATGGCGATCGATGTTTGACCAGATGTATGGTCGTTATTTCCTCTTACAACGGACAATTTCATCCACTTTTGAAGGTGATGCTCGCCCGCCTTATGGAAAAAATGGGCTAAGCTGTCGTCCCCTTTCGTAATAAAGGCAATGTATGTAAACAATTTATAAAAGATGTGTGCTTGACGGGATCTTTAGAGCTCATGAAAGTGGAACGCATCTAGTAGGGACATACCTAATATTGATTGAACTACGTTATATAGGCATGCCGTAGCAAGAGAGAAGTCTAGGCTATACGAGACACTTTTGGGTTGTCAAAAACTCAAGTACATCATAGTAAATTTGTCAC belongs to Zygotorulaspora mrakii chromosome 1, complete sequence and includes:
- the CYC8 gene encoding transcription regulator CYC8 (similar to Saccharomyces cerevisiae CYC8 (YBR112C); ancestral locus Anc_3.367), translated to MLAAPGGQQKLQSQPAQAGQQQTHSPQTEGPVAEAAQQALTQTPQQQQQQQQQAQQQPTDPLMQSTAETWLSIASLAETLGDADRAAMAYDATLQYNQSSIKALTSLAHLYRSRDMFQRGVELYERALAVNPELSDVWATLGHCYLMLDDLQRAYNAYQQALYHLSNPNVPKLWHGIGILYDRYGSLEYAEEAFAKVLELDPQFEKANEIYFRLGIIYKHQGKWNQALECFRYILPQPPAPLQEWDIWFQLGSVLENMGEWQGAKEAYEHVLLQNDHHAKVLQQLGCLYGMNNVQFHDPQKALNLLLKSLEVDPSDATTWYHLGRVHMIRSDYTAAYDAFQQAVNRDSRNPIFWCSIGVLYYQISQYRDALDAYTRAIRLNPYISEVWYDLGTLYETCNNQLNDALDAYKQAARLDPENIHIRERLEALTQQLSNPNNNSSMAKNTTVSPDGTVTLQQQGPPPIMLQPTLQSNDQSNPLNIRPPATALYSNGSLGQSQAQQLQAQAQAQAQAQAQAQAHAQAQAHAQAQAQAQAQAQAQAQAHAQAQAHAQAQAQAQAQAQAQAHAQAQQYQAQAQAQAQAHAHAQAQAQAQAQAQAQAQAHAHAQAQAQAQAQAQAQAQAQAQAQAQAQAQAQAHAQAQAHAQHQRIPGHLMNMPQQHSYGPMSITQPTPPSSTILPLPTQQQSPQNRQVSSSGHEPHNFSNQQMLQPLPQSALVSNAVESANPMGPIVPQKRHMDGSIHTLVNAAVSSYSGEDPNSNARTDSDKNNNDGSLSESAQVPTLPASQKVQNTNIEPQQKKLKIKKSPKIPAPNLKIKSTTLKDKEKERLARSAKNNQANNTIGENSNGFSASPINPYNLNKENKIDGPGESALPVAKEVEGNKNVIPSVTSINEKGSSGNGSMNSPSMSKDQLSALPEETSDKVSSSSYPFKIPNNNGRGKATESSNQNDPRTASVGPTDKEIEKSTQQALEDAIRRQRLSSSTIETASTVTNPDSVDHTTEDKKSSQTTEIRTSPIEQRPNDLSPLVQRPPLQNERTLSKSTTSSGDAQTQDESFRSSDASINTIDAAASDVEKNKKTDADIEAEVQRQAEIQADPRDDLMKVDSEVVTNANKTEPETVIKPSAEAMERLQEAAKLREEEERERLEQEQLNKKTQPDDNSLTRSSIVRQIEEDENYDE
- the RAD16 gene encoding DNA repair protein RAD16 (similar to Saccharomyces cerevisiae RAD16 (YBR114W); ancestral locus Anc_3.368) codes for the protein MVEDGGFIRPRRTRRQRKKVDYVEMSDGGERSQNEDDDDYKGDIVDLTQQDGSIIKGEPADMGGAAGADETEILKADADEGEGDGDEEDEDDDEPLSKRRKTTAKKRAPRKPAKKKRKTDDEKKTDRYNRNTERLYGWHPELRSVFSNLKEAPCYVAKRATQPKGMSIKLLPFQLEGLRWLINQEASKYNGGILSDEMGMGKTIQTIALLMNDLAKRPSLVVAPTVALIQWKNEIDQHTNGALKTYIYHGASRTNDYGDLGDIDVILTTYSVLESVFRKQNYGFRRKNGMVKEKSLLHHIDFHRVILDEAHNIKDRQSNTARAVNSLKSLKRWCLTGTPLQNRIGEMYSLIRFLDVEPFANYYCTSCDCKSKEWKFSDNMHCDHCGHVIMQHRNFFNHFMLKNIQQFGATGLGLESLNNIQLLLKHLMLRRTKVERADDLGLPPRIVTVRKDYFNEHEKDLYKSLYMDVRRKYNSYVEEGVVLNNYANIFTLITRMRQLADHPDLVLKRLNDKNGNESTDNGVIICQLCDDEAEEPIESKCHHKFCRLCIKEYVESFMEEEKRLTCPVCHIGLSIDLSQPALEVDLDLFKKQSIVSRLNMKGNWKSSTKIEALVEELYSLRSDKKTIKSIVFSQFTSMLDLVEWRLKRAGFQTVKLQGSMSPTQRDETINYFMNNIHCEVFLVSLKAGGVALNLCEASQVFILDPWWNPSVEWQSGDRVHRIGQYRPVKITRFCIEDSIESRIIELQEKKANMINATINQDEAAINRLTPADLQFLFNN